One window of the Bos indicus isolate NIAB-ARS_2022 breed Sahiwal x Tharparkar chromosome 15, NIAB-ARS_B.indTharparkar_mat_pri_1.0, whole genome shotgun sequence genome contains the following:
- the FAM111B gene encoding serine protease FAM111B isoform X1, whose translation MPGLLRSNRGGLSVSSPLGEWKDTCGLLVEESHILLGLIMNFIKTEENTSFSATGNDQSTRPEASKDTVIEEACSGTPVDQSLSDIRERNSTIKVKSEVIEQETSSERQNPHVSTSEKCLFTFSLNERRRKLDHRVFTAFGGPNENIYSVLSADDHFSERMKKHVNKNIIVYEEETIKAYINLGMPLRCLPSGSHLKITFGQRSNEKDDQVLRPCKNPDTECILFHVVAIGKTRKMIVKINELHVQGTTLCVYALKGETIKEALCNDGRFLSDLETLEWTLRDHKNIYGKQSIVDIVSGKVLELEILKKLSIKKCTHRKIKPEDENATADISLQALTQSKSKAHEPEKDGETEDVEHNREKILPCQSLGLDIKHKTRRSISKIKRYYNNNLYKRLRRKITRVRRRPSLGRLYAILAIQRETTNLWVKNLQILNKVMMHQYPNFNKEALRIQKYFQEERERMKLTTSKQFSMYKHYFGKVTENSVSVAICERLVHLSKSVGFMKWDNNGNTGNATCFVFNDGFIFTCRHVLHLIVGESTDRKSWPDIISTCVKVTFTYKEFCPNDVDWLSFEPWFTVSGENLDYAILKLSENGNGFPPGLSKLIFRQPSDGLLYLIGHPEGQIKKIDGCSVISLEQRLERYKEHYSDGVVPGSCSDIYNAFPMFTQRSFLSEVWSTNTLSYDTYFSSGSSGSPVFNASGKLVAMHSFGHFYSRVNKAYALIEFGYSMESILCDIKQKDENLYKLLQEEKNESHNEEKDNKQELSLQESQIESMQY comes from the exons TAGTGGAAGAAAGTCATATTCTCTTGGGACTCATCATGAATTTCATAAAGACTGAAGAGAATACATCATTCAGTGCTACAGGAAATGACCAGAGTACCAGACCTGAAGCATCAAAG gaTACTGTCATAGAGGAGGCATGTTCTGGCACACCTGTTGATCAGTCTCTGTCTGACATACGAGAACGTAACAGCACCATTAAAGTTAAAAGTGAAGTCATTGAGCAGGAAACATCCTCTGAACGACAGAACCCACACGTGAGCACCAGTGAGAAATGTCTTTTCACCTTTAGTTTGAATGAACGCCGCAGGAAGTTAGACCATAGAGTGTTTACAGCATTTGGTGGGCCCAATGAGAATATCTATTCAGTTCTGAGTGCTGATGACCATTTCAGTGAAAGGATGAAGAAACATGTAAATAAGAACATCATTGTTTATgaagaagaaacaataaaagcGTATATAAATTTAGGAATGCCTCTCAGATGCCTACCTAGTGGTTCCcatttgaaaataacatttggTCAAAGGAGTAACGAGAAAGATGATCAGGTATTACGCCCATGTAAAAATCCAGACActgaatgcattctttttcacGTTGTTGCTATTGGGAAGACCAGAAAGATGATTGTTAAGATTAATGAACTTCATGTACAAGGAACTACACTTTGTGTCTATGCCTTGAAAGGTGAGACTATCAAAGAAGCCCTTTGCAATGATGGCCGATTTCTCTCAGATCTAGAAACACTTGAGTGGACACTAAGAGATCACAAAAACATTTATGGAAAACAGTCCATTGTGGATATAGTATCTGGAAAAGTCTTAGAATTGGAAATTCTTAAAAAACTGTCCATCAAGAAATGTACCCATAGAAAAATTAAACCAGAAGATGAAAATGCCACTGCAGATATCAGTCTGCAGGCTTTAACACAGTCTAAGAGCAAAGCCCATGAAccagagaaagatggagaaactgaagatGTAGAACACAACAGAGAAAAAATTCTCCCATGTCAGAGTCTAGGGCTTGATATTAAACATAAGACACGCCGGTCCATTTCCAAAATTAAACGTTATTACAATAATAATCTCTACAAAAGACTTCGGAGAAAAATCACACGAGTTAGGCGAAGGCCCTCTCTAGGTAGGCTATATGCTATTCTGGCAATCCAAAGGGAGACAACTAATCTCTGGGTAAAGAATTTACAAATATTGAATAAAGTTATGATGCATCAGTATCCAAATTTTAATAAAGAAGCACTTCGGATACAAAAGTATTTTCAGGAAGAACGGGAGAGAATGAAACTGACAACGTCTAAACAATTCAGCATGTATAAACATTACTTTGGAAAAGTGACTGAAAATTCTGTTTCAGTTGCAATCTGTGAACGTCTTGTTCATCTTAGTAAGTCAGTTGGATTCATGAAATGGGACAATAATGGAAACACAGGCAATGCTACTTGCTTTGTTTTCAACGATGGTTTTATTTTCACCTGTAGACATGTTTTACACCTCATCGTGGGAGAAAGTACAGATCGAAAGTCATGGCCAGATATAATAAGCACATGTGTAAAGGTTACTTTTACTTATAAAGAGTTCTGCCCTAACGATGTTGATTGGCTTTCCTTTGAGCCATGGTTTACGGTGTCTGGTGAAAATCTAGATTATGCCATTTTAAAACTGAGTGAAAATGGAAATGGATTTCCTCCAGGTCTGTCAAAACTGATTTTTCGTCAACCATCTGATGGTTTACTTTATTTAATTGGTCACCCAGAAGGCCAGATCAAGAAAATAGATGGTTGTTCTGTGATTTCTCTAGAGCAACGGTTAGAGAGGTACAAAGAACATTATTCAGATGGGGTAGTACCAGGATCCTGTTCAGACATTTATAATGCTTTCCCTATGTTTACCCAGAGAAGTTTCTTGTCAGAGGTGTGGAGCACTAACACACTTAGTTATGATACTTATTTTTCTAGTGGGTCTTCTGGCTCCCCAGTGTTTAATGCATCTGGCAAGTTGGTTGCTATGCACAGCTTTGGGCATTTTTATAGCCGTGTAAATAAGGCTTATGCCCTTATTGAATTTGGCTATTCTATGGAATCTATTCTTTGTGATATTAAACAGAAAGATGAGAACTTGTACAAATTAttacaagaagagaaaaatgagagcCACAATGAAGAGAAAGATAACAAACAAGAACTGTCACTTCAAGAAAGTCAGATTGAATCCATGCAATATTAG
- the FAM111B gene encoding serine protease FAM111B isoform X2, which yields MPGLLRSNRGGLSVSSPLGEWKDTCGLLEESHILLGLIMNFIKTEENTSFSATGNDQSTRPEASKDTVIEEACSGTPVDQSLSDIRERNSTIKVKSEVIEQETSSERQNPHVSTSEKCLFTFSLNERRRKLDHRVFTAFGGPNENIYSVLSADDHFSERMKKHVNKNIIVYEEETIKAYINLGMPLRCLPSGSHLKITFGQRSNEKDDQVLRPCKNPDTECILFHVVAIGKTRKMIVKINELHVQGTTLCVYALKGETIKEALCNDGRFLSDLETLEWTLRDHKNIYGKQSIVDIVSGKVLELEILKKLSIKKCTHRKIKPEDENATADISLQALTQSKSKAHEPEKDGETEDVEHNREKILPCQSLGLDIKHKTRRSISKIKRYYNNNLYKRLRRKITRVRRRPSLGRLYAILAIQRETTNLWVKNLQILNKVMMHQYPNFNKEALRIQKYFQEERERMKLTTSKQFSMYKHYFGKVTENSVSVAICERLVHLSKSVGFMKWDNNGNTGNATCFVFNDGFIFTCRHVLHLIVGESTDRKSWPDIISTCVKVTFTYKEFCPNDVDWLSFEPWFTVSGENLDYAILKLSENGNGFPPGLSKLIFRQPSDGLLYLIGHPEGQIKKIDGCSVISLEQRLERYKEHYSDGVVPGSCSDIYNAFPMFTQRSFLSEVWSTNTLSYDTYFSSGSSGSPVFNASGKLVAMHSFGHFYSRVNKAYALIEFGYSMESILCDIKQKDENLYKLLQEEKNESHNEEKDNKQELSLQESQIESMQY from the exons TGGAAGAAAGTCATATTCTCTTGGGACTCATCATGAATTTCATAAAGACTGAAGAGAATACATCATTCAGTGCTACAGGAAATGACCAGAGTACCAGACCTGAAGCATCAAAG gaTACTGTCATAGAGGAGGCATGTTCTGGCACACCTGTTGATCAGTCTCTGTCTGACATACGAGAACGTAACAGCACCATTAAAGTTAAAAGTGAAGTCATTGAGCAGGAAACATCCTCTGAACGACAGAACCCACACGTGAGCACCAGTGAGAAATGTCTTTTCACCTTTAGTTTGAATGAACGCCGCAGGAAGTTAGACCATAGAGTGTTTACAGCATTTGGTGGGCCCAATGAGAATATCTATTCAGTTCTGAGTGCTGATGACCATTTCAGTGAAAGGATGAAGAAACATGTAAATAAGAACATCATTGTTTATgaagaagaaacaataaaagcGTATATAAATTTAGGAATGCCTCTCAGATGCCTACCTAGTGGTTCCcatttgaaaataacatttggTCAAAGGAGTAACGAGAAAGATGATCAGGTATTACGCCCATGTAAAAATCCAGACActgaatgcattctttttcacGTTGTTGCTATTGGGAAGACCAGAAAGATGATTGTTAAGATTAATGAACTTCATGTACAAGGAACTACACTTTGTGTCTATGCCTTGAAAGGTGAGACTATCAAAGAAGCCCTTTGCAATGATGGCCGATTTCTCTCAGATCTAGAAACACTTGAGTGGACACTAAGAGATCACAAAAACATTTATGGAAAACAGTCCATTGTGGATATAGTATCTGGAAAAGTCTTAGAATTGGAAATTCTTAAAAAACTGTCCATCAAGAAATGTACCCATAGAAAAATTAAACCAGAAGATGAAAATGCCACTGCAGATATCAGTCTGCAGGCTTTAACACAGTCTAAGAGCAAAGCCCATGAAccagagaaagatggagaaactgaagatGTAGAACACAACAGAGAAAAAATTCTCCCATGTCAGAGTCTAGGGCTTGATATTAAACATAAGACACGCCGGTCCATTTCCAAAATTAAACGTTATTACAATAATAATCTCTACAAAAGACTTCGGAGAAAAATCACACGAGTTAGGCGAAGGCCCTCTCTAGGTAGGCTATATGCTATTCTGGCAATCCAAAGGGAGACAACTAATCTCTGGGTAAAGAATTTACAAATATTGAATAAAGTTATGATGCATCAGTATCCAAATTTTAATAAAGAAGCACTTCGGATACAAAAGTATTTTCAGGAAGAACGGGAGAGAATGAAACTGACAACGTCTAAACAATTCAGCATGTATAAACATTACTTTGGAAAAGTGACTGAAAATTCTGTTTCAGTTGCAATCTGTGAACGTCTTGTTCATCTTAGTAAGTCAGTTGGATTCATGAAATGGGACAATAATGGAAACACAGGCAATGCTACTTGCTTTGTTTTCAACGATGGTTTTATTTTCACCTGTAGACATGTTTTACACCTCATCGTGGGAGAAAGTACAGATCGAAAGTCATGGCCAGATATAATAAGCACATGTGTAAAGGTTACTTTTACTTATAAAGAGTTCTGCCCTAACGATGTTGATTGGCTTTCCTTTGAGCCATGGTTTACGGTGTCTGGTGAAAATCTAGATTATGCCATTTTAAAACTGAGTGAAAATGGAAATGGATTTCCTCCAGGTCTGTCAAAACTGATTTTTCGTCAACCATCTGATGGTTTACTTTATTTAATTGGTCACCCAGAAGGCCAGATCAAGAAAATAGATGGTTGTTCTGTGATTTCTCTAGAGCAACGGTTAGAGAGGTACAAAGAACATTATTCAGATGGGGTAGTACCAGGATCCTGTTCAGACATTTATAATGCTTTCCCTATGTTTACCCAGAGAAGTTTCTTGTCAGAGGTGTGGAGCACTAACACACTTAGTTATGATACTTATTTTTCTAGTGGGTCTTCTGGCTCCCCAGTGTTTAATGCATCTGGCAAGTTGGTTGCTATGCACAGCTTTGGGCATTTTTATAGCCGTGTAAATAAGGCTTATGCCCTTATTGAATTTGGCTATTCTATGGAATCTATTCTTTGTGATATTAAACAGAAAGATGAGAACTTGTACAAATTAttacaagaagagaaaaatgagagcCACAATGAAGAGAAAGATAACAAACAAGAACTGTCACTTCAAGAAAGTCAGATTGAATCCATGCAATATTAG